ATCATCATTTATTTTTGAAAGATGATAAAGAACGTCGTCTCCACTCTTGTAAACCAATTTGTCGAGCTCGTCAAGCACTATGATGTTGACTTTTCCCTCATCATCAATTTTTTCCTTTAAGATGTTGTAGACTCTCTCTGTACTCCACCCAGTAAACGGGATTCTCTCCCCAAAATCGCTGATAAGGCGATTTCCAATGTTCTGAAGCACGCCATATTGAGTGTCCACAACTTCACAATTCATATAAAAGAAATTTATGCGATTAGAAGTAGTATCAGCCTTTCTCATTTCATTACCGAGATACTTGACGCATGCTGTTTTGCCAGTCCCAGTCTTTCCGAAAATCAAAACATTTGATGGTCGATCCCCCCTTAAAGCTGTGGAAAGCACCGCTGCGAGCTGATTTATTTGCTGCTGTCGATGAGGAAGTTCATCTGGTATGTACGAGGGCCTTAGAATTTCGCGATTCTTTTTGAAGAGTGGTTTTGATTTGAGATATGGTTGAAAGATGTTGTCTTCCATTTGGGTCCTCCCCCCAAGATAAAAAGGTATGGGAGCAATGCATCCCACCCCTTTGTTTCCGATGGAAATCAAATCCTACTTTGAACAAACTATCGAATAGCGTTCTGTATTACAAGAACTTTATTTTTATCTTCGTTCAAAAAAATACTAGGCATCTGGTGCAGATCTAGATCTTTCTGGATAAAAAGGAAAAATCTCTTCATGATGTCCTACCCCTTTATTTCCTGTGGAGGTTGTCGGATCACTGTTGTGCCTTTTTGATGTGAGATCATAGATATCTGGATGAGTGGCAAGCTTCGATATGTCAAGAAGGATTTAAGATCCTCATTTCATTTGGAGTTTCAATGATCAATGCATGCTCTTTTGATCACTTATAGACTTTTTTCCGTTCCAAATCGAGGCATTCTCCCCTAGCTTTCGTGCTGTGATTAACAATAAGACTTTAGTTTATAAATTGAATAATTATATTCGTTGAAGGTGAATTGAGATGCTCTGTAGTAAGGAGGAAGATGTCATTATCGTGAAGCTTGAAGACGGCGAAGATGTTCATTCAAATCTGATTAGGGTGGCAGAGAAATACGGTGTAGAGTGTGGATGGGTATTCAGCGGGATAGGTATATTAAGAGAATTTACTCTTGGATACTTCACTGGAAGGGAATATATAAAAAAATACTTCGGGCAACCTCACGAATTGTTATCATTGACCGGCTCAATTACTATTAACACCGACGTCCCGATTCATTTGCATTGTTCTGTTTCAAACTCAAAATTTGAAGCTTTTGGCGGCCATTTATTCTCTGGAAAGGCCAATGTCCTTAATGAAGTATTAATCAAAAAGTTTGACAAAATAAAGCTTTCAAGAAAATACAATCCAAAGACACAATATAAAGAGCTTGACATTATTACAAACGATTGTATCTGAGATTATATTCAAATTTCTATCAAAAATAATTTGAAATACTATCCAACATTTTAATAACTATAAGCACTACTGAGCGAAACGATAAAGACACCGTTCTTTTTATTAATTTAATTAAGCCTTGAAATTTAAGAAGTCGACATTAAAGTCGCAGCGAGATTACCATGAATGAAGTTCCAGACGGAGAAATAATACATGAAGGAATAAGAGGGAACGCGATAGTGCTCACTATTAGCAAGAATACAAAAGAACTAGAAGATCTTATCGAGTCTGCCGGGTATAGAGTATATTGTGAAGTAATTCAGAGAAGGAACTCACCAGAAGCGTCTACATTCTTAGGCAGAGGTAAATTAGAATCCGTCAAAGCGCTTCTTTCACAGCTCCCTGCAGATCTTGTGGTCGTTAACGGAGATCTAAAACCAGCTCAGCAATTCAATCTGGAAAGAGAATTGAAGATAAAATGCATTGATCGTGTTGGAATTGTACTCGAAATCTTTGCCAATAAAGCTCGAAGTAAGGAAGCAAAACTTCAAGTTGAGAGAGCACGGCTCAAATACGAAATACCATTCATTCGTGAGTGGATTCATAGAATAAAAATCGGAGAACGGGCGGGTCATTTCTCAGGCGGTGAATACGAAGCATCGATTTACTACGATCTAATAAGAAGAAGAGTAAAAAAGATCGATGATGAATTAAAGGAGCTTCGCAGATCACATCTTAAATTTAACAAAAAAGAAGAAAATAATGCTTACATTGTATCTCTTGCAGGATACACTAATGCTGGAAAGTCAAGTTTGTTCTCTGCACTTACAAATAAAGATACTGTTATTGATGAGAAAATGTTCTCGACATTGCGACCTTTATCTGCGCGAATTCGTAAAACGAAAAAGAACGTCATTCTTATAGATACAATCGGGTTTCTCGACAATCTTCCCGTCTTCCTCATCGAATCTTTCAAAAACACAATTGATGATATATTTGAGGCAGATTTAGTATTGCTTGTTGTTGATATTTCAGAGAGTGTGGCTGAAATAGAAAGAAAGATTAATGCAAGTATGAAAATTCTTCTGCCCCAGGTAGATCCTAGGAACATTTTGTTGATCGGTAATAAGACAGATAAGCTGGACGACATTGCACTTAAGGATCGCAAGCGTCTTTTAGAGTCCTATAAGGATACAGCAGGTGTAATTCTCACATCTGCAAAGGATCGAGTTGGAGTGACGGAAATCCTCAACTTCATAACCAATCGCTTCGGAAATTTTGAATCGATGTCTTTGGAATTACCTTATAACGAGAAAACGAACGGCCTTATTTCATGGCTCAGCAAAAATGTGATTATAAATGACATAGTGTATTCGAATTGTGTAAGTATATCTTTTGAATTTTCCATAGCACTAAGGTCAACACTGATGCGGAAATTGTCTGAAATCAATGTTCAAATATGATGGTTTGTAATTCGGTAAATGAATATAGCAATCATGTCGCTGCATGAATAAAACTTATCTTCCACAGGAAATAAAGGGGTCCCTCCGATCTAATCCATAGACAAAAAACACGTCAAAAAAAGAAAGCTTGAATCAAATATTACTTCAAATTAAATTCTCTTTTCTTGTTTTTCAAATCAGCTTCGTACTTCTTTGGCAGTCTCCACGCAAGATATTCAATCTCATCAAGATTCGAAATGAACTCCGATTTGCTTTTTGTCGAAATCCACCTGCGAAACCTAACGGCCATTGAAAAGAACTTCAAACCCCATCCAATACCAATAACTAGGAGAATAATGCCGATTGCCACGCAGTAATAACACCAAGCCTTAGGTATTAGTTCAGAACCTGAAAAAAATGAAACCGCAGAGGCTCCAATTAGCAGTAATCCTACAATGAAGAGTGTAAGTGAGATGTGTAGGGCAAACTGAACATGAAGCGGTTTTGACACATCTGGTATATTGCCATCATTCCTTTTATTTCTCACTATGGGAAATTGACAACTTTTTTGGTTTAACCTCTTTCAAATCAACCCA
The nucleotide sequence above comes from Methanomassiliicoccales archaeon. Encoded proteins:
- a CDS encoding DNA-binding protein, which codes for MKLEDGEDVHSNLIRVAEKYGVECGWVFSGIGILREFTLGYFTGREYIKKYFGQPHELLSLTGSITINTDVPIHLHCSVSNSKFEAFGGHLFSGKANVLNEVLIKKFDKIKLSRKYNPKTQYKELDIITNDCI
- the hflX gene encoding GTPase HflX, with the translated sequence MNEVPDGEIIHEGIRGNAIVLTISKNTKELEDLIESAGYRVYCEVIQRRNSPEASTFLGRGKLESVKALLSQLPADLVVVNGDLKPAQQFNLERELKIKCIDRVGIVLEIFANKARSKEAKLQVERARLKYEIPFIREWIHRIKIGERAGHFSGGEYEASIYYDLIRRRVKKIDDELKELRRSHLKFNKKEENNAYIVSLAGYTNAGKSSLFSALTNKDTVIDEKMFSTLRPLSARIRKTKKNVILIDTIGFLDNLPVFLIESFKNTIDDIFEADLVLLVVDISESVAEIERKINASMKILLPQVDPRNILLIGNKTDKLDDIALKDRKRLLESYKDTAGVILTSAKDRVGVTEILNFITNRFGNFESMSLELPYNEKTNGLISWLSKNVIINDIVYSNCVSISFEFSIALRSTLMRKLSEINVQI
- a CDS encoding DUF3198 domain-containing protein — protein: MRNKRNDGNIPDVSKPLHVQFALHISLTLFIVGLLLIGASAVSFFSGSELIPKAWCYYCVAIGIILLVIGIGWGLKFFSMAVRFRRWISTKSKSEFISNLDEIEYLAWRLPKKYEADLKNKKREFNLK